In a single window of the Dreissena polymorpha isolate Duluth1 chromosome 3, UMN_Dpol_1.0, whole genome shotgun sequence genome:
- the LOC127874822 gene encoding uncharacterized protein LOC127874822 encodes MIFSLAAIIVSAWTICIQQESTNAATVNRNQMFSASSLRQNGPGKRNFDTLELDKLLNDPMFMEFEHDINKQQGEHTNPDFLDSSAIDDMFQGNDLEFDPLADAMPFEGLNHHENVASQSFNGISNGPEKNNNFFRQSVKEKDPMSNVIPGAHGPFDLLPPTFGNQNHMYPFASLNFPAHAQNYANGLMDEFIQFLSLKESGMLDRCIGLVNRLK; translated from the exons ATGATATTCTCGTTGGCTGCGATCATTGTATCTGCCTGGACGATATGTATTCAACAAGAATCCACAAACGCAGCAACAGTCAACAGGAACCAG ATGTTCTCCGCATCATCTTTAAGACAGAACG GTCCTGGTAAAAGGAACTTTGATACTCTCGAACTTGATAAGCTTTTAAATGATCCCATGTTCATGGAGTTTGAACATGACATCAACAAACAACAGGGCGAGCATACCAATCCAGATTTTCTAGATTCCAGCGCAATTGATGATATGTTTCAAGGCAATGATCTTGAATTCGATCCTCTCGCGGATGCGATGCCATTCGAAGGCTTAAATCACCACGAAAACGTCGCCTCACAGTCCTTTAATGGGATTTCCAACGGTCCTGAAAAGAACAACAATTTCTTCCGACAATCTGTTAAAGAGAAGGATCCCATGTCAAATGTTATCCCTGGTGCACATGGGCCGTTCGACCTACTGCCTCCGACATTCGGGAACCAAAATCACATGTATCCGTTTGCAAGCTTAAATTTTCCTGCTCATGCGCAAAACTACGCAAACGGCTTGATGGATGAGTTTATTCAATTCTTATCCCTGAAAG agaGCGGGATGTTAGACAGATGCATTGGCTTAGTTAACCGGCTGAAGTGA